In a genomic window of Myotis daubentonii chromosome X, mMyoDau2.1, whole genome shotgun sequence:
- the LOC132224096 gene encoding Y-box-binding protein 1-like — protein MSEAGEATLTEVAASDSPQARKKDLSSLGGGDSVQALVTSHLCENSVPEATVAAGTREKAPKQVIAKRVSGSVKWFNVKHGYGFISRHDTQEDVFVHHTAITRNNPHKFQRSVGEGETVEFDVVQGKQGIEAANVTGPGGAPVEGSRFAANRRPRFRHGFHTGHRVPQHRSARGPEGDFYGYDYDYHCNYDDYYYYDYYGCYHYYDYYDHYGYYDYDYQGSREDFAFAQGQRRRLHLHGLPQDQRLRRFPPFRRALVVTRRPLAFAPASSPPRDAQLPGSTPAATPATPATPATPEGSPPRRGPGPSYRLSRPRGRGMAPGPKSSEQLEAENKESGSDAGSAACGPNNPLHRQQQLPGAQDHSPEGGEDDNDTTRKDPAGKPACIDNQSSTSEEDAAVADATSAAQAQ, from the coding sequence AtgagtgaggcaggagaggccaccCTCACGGAGGTGGCCGCCTCCGACTCCCCCCAAGCCAGGAAGAAAGATCTGTCGTCCTTGGGAGGCGGAGATTCTGTCCAGGCCCTAGTCACCAGCCACCTCTGCGAAAACTCCGTCCCCGAGGCCACCGTGGCAGCCGGCACCAGGGAAAAGGCGCCCAAGCAAGTGATCGCCAAGAGGGTGAGTGGATCGGTCAAGTGGTTCAATGTAAAGCACGGGTACGGTTTCATCAGCAGGCACGACACCCAGGAAGACGTGTTCGTTCACCACACGGCCATCACCCGGAACAACCCCCACAAGTTCCAACGCAGCGTGGGGGAAGGCGAGACCGTGGAGTTCGACGTGGTGCAGGGCAAGCAGGGCATCGAGGCTGCGAACGTGACCGGGCCAGGCGGCGCCCCAGTGGAGGGCAGCCGCTTTGCGGCGAACCGACGACCCCGCTTCCGCCATGGCTTCCACACCGGCCATCGCGTGCCACAGCATCGCAGCGCCAGGGGCCCTGAGGGGGACTTCTATGGCTACGACTATGACTACCACTGCAACTACGACGACTACTACTACTACGACTACTACGGCTGCTACCACTACTACGACTACTACGACCACTACGGCTACTATGACTACGACTACCAGGGCAGCAGAGAAGACTTCGCCTTCGCCCAGGGCCAGAGGCGCCGCCTGCACCTGCACGGCCTCCCCCAAGACCAAAGGCTGAGGCGCTTTCCGCCCTTCCGCAGGGCCCTGGTTGTGACCCGCCGCCCTTTGGCCTTCGCTCCCGCCAGCAGCCCACCACGGGACGCCCAGCTGCCTGGGTCTACACCAGCTGCCACGCCCGCCACGCCCGCCACGCCCGCCACGCCCGAGGGCTCACCACCACGCCGTGGGCCTGGCCCCAGCTACCGCTTGAGTCGCCCTAGGGGCCGAGGCATGGCCCCTGGGCCAAAGTCCTCTGAGCAGCTGGAGGCAGAAAACAAGGAGAGCGGGAGCGATGCTGGCTCTGCAGCCTGCGGCCCCAACAACCCCCTCCACCGCCAGCAGCAGCTGCctggtgcccaggaccacagCCCTGAAGGAGGAGAGGACGACAACGACACCACCAGGAAGGACCCTGCTGGAAAACCCGCTTGCATTGACAATCAGAGCAGCACCTCAGAGGAGGACGCCGCAGTTGCAGATGCCACCTCTGCTGCACAGGCCCAGTga